ttcgagaagtcaTAGTATGATTCGGGAAGTCATAGTATGACTCGAGGTTAATGGAGTGTGGAATCGGAGAGGGGGGAGCAgggtggttcaggggtgtgagtTTCGTGGTCACCAGCATCGTTgtcgccggctttcaggcgaaggggtatgagggcggctagggtttggttggGGGGGTCGTTTTAGTCTCTGATTTGGAGACGAAAGGGTGAAAATGAGGCGGGTGAAAGGGGTTTGGGTGTTTTGATATATTGAAAACCAGTtgattaatctgggccgttggatgatgggaaccaacggtccagattaattCACTTAAGCCAAATGGGGTCGTTTAGTAGTAACAGGGTCGGGGCGGGTATAGGAACGGGTAAGGGAGAGATGATCTCTGCCGTTGATGgattgagatcaacggtccagactgAGCGTGacagaaacgacgccgtttgggcGGTCGTTTGCCAGATCAACTGGACCGGGTACAGGGGTGTCGAATTGGGCTGGTttttgggcctggttgatttcttttccttttttttcatttttcctcttttcctttatttcccttttttaatttatttttcaaaactaaaatcctaacttTAACCataaaccaaattaaaaataccAATTAATTCCTGATAACAATCatcacacacaattaaataccaactaaaataaaatcacacaattggagattaaatgctaaaaaatgccaagtacatattttttgtgattttcattcttgcaaatccaaatattgtttaattaattcctaattgtaaaattaaatcctaaatgcacatgcaacacatattttgtatttttcttaattaaagtaaaaataaacatgcacagacaaatacaaataaatcacaagcaacacaaaactattttattttgaatttttgggagtagttcttgtagggcaaaaatcacgtgctcacaagtagcagaataggttttaggaattagtattttgagtttaattacttattGGCTTGTAacagttttcataattccaagaccCAATGAAAAATTTAATACTTTATTAGTTTTAAACTTACTATATGaatatatttttcacatgtaaaatttattcggtacggttcggtattttttcggtttatttttataaaataaaaaacctaccctaattatcggtacggttatagatttatataaaaacctacggtttctttaaaagaaacctaaaaatcggttcggtgcgGTACGGTTCGGTCGATTTAGTCGATTTTctaatatccattgacacccctactaTTGGTGATATAAATGAAAATCTTGCGTTTGCTCTTGCTCCAAGACTATCCTCATATTACAGATCACTGTAGTGTGGTGAAGAGGTATAGGTCTAAGTCCTACTTTGCTACTGAACAATATAACAATATATTCTAGTTGAACAATATAACAATGGTTACAGTTCCAGACAGTACAAAATTGAGATTCTTATTTAGATCATTACTGAACAATTTTGTCGAATACGTAAGTCTTTCAGAAAGAGTTAAAACATTTGTCTTTGTGAAGTAAAGGGCAAGATTTTATAACCATTGACTGCAGGGAAAAAGTACACCACAAAGCTTTGATGTCACATGCTGCAACTATTATCAACTAAATCCTAAATCGATTGAAATAAGAGATGGTACATAAGGTGTTGGCTATGTCACACCTTGCAAGTTACAAAGATAGACTAAAGCCTAAGTTGACAATTTATGCCCTATTCTACACTACTGCTTCCAAATTGTTAGTAGTCATGTGTAATTCTGCAATCTAACAGACAACTAAAACTACACTAACTCTCTTTATACAACAATTTTTGGTTGGGGGAGAGAGACCATAACATATCCACCAACTTCATGCCCCCTTTTCAAATTTCTCCTTCACAACAAATTAGGGAACACTGATGACTTTCTCCAGCTCAGTAATCCACCCTAATCCATTCGTACCGCCCAGTAAGCGGTAAATCGTTTACCACATCAAAGTTGTACCTATTGATGAAAAACAAAATTTTCACATTAGTTCATCAAACACGACAGTAGAATGCGTTTAAAGATGACAGTATCCGTGGAATTGAATACTACATACTTCTCCATAAAAAGGCGCTGTTGTTGCTGCTCGGCAAAGGTGAAAAATTCCTCCATTTCTTGAGGTGAAGGGATGTTTCTTAGGATAGAGTCCCTTGTTCTGTGAGCTGTTGTGTTTAAGTTTGTTCGCCTTGTTGCAGAACCGGGGTTGACCATAGCATCGGCTTCCCTCACCAGGCTACAAGGTGTGCTTTCTCTAGTGCTTCTTTTAAAGAGGGAAAAAAGAACAAATACACAACAACTATCAGTTGCAAAATCCACTATATTCAGTGAGAGACAACATCAGATTTTGCTGGAACTACAATAAGCAAATCGCTGTAAATTTGAGATGCAATTACTTCAATCTTATATTATCTATATTTTGGGTATAATAACTATCTAAACCATATTTTTATCTACACCCACCCAAAAAAAAGGGACAATTAAGTGCTGAAAACAAAAAATTGGTAGTTGCCATGCAATATTAGCAAATACACACTCAGGGTGAAAAGGGATATCCTATTTTAACCTAGAATATAGCTGAGGATTTTGCCTTTGCTATTCAGATATTTGGCCCCATGACTAGGACATGTCATTGGAAAAAAAATACATGGTGCAAAAAAAGTTTTAGATGTCTATAAGCTTTTTATATTTTGCTATATTTACAATTAGATCCATGACAACCAACCccaaatttcttcttttttcttaccCCATTTTACTGACTAAGATGAACTAATGTTCCTTTATTACCTCATTAGTACATCTGAATAAACAGATAGCTCTGTTATGGCCAGTCTACAGTGCTTAAGAAAATGATTCTAGCTAAAAAAAGTACTGAATATCCAACTTGTTATCAAGAAAAACATTAGATCCAGTTAACTAAGCAGTCTGCAAAAATCTAGTCCAACCCTCATACTAAGTTTACTGTTGGAAAAAAGTAAGGGGATTCCATAAAAATGAGACATTTTGCTGCAGTTAAAGTGTTAAACTATTTTTGCAATGTGTTGCTCTTTCTAACAGTAAATGATAGGTCCCTTTTTTAATGCAGTGGAACATGGTACTTCCAAAGGTTGTCTGCCATAGGATACAAAATGGCTATTAGTTAACTCTTTTCATGTAGATCTAACAGCTCAAACACAATAATACACATAAAAAATTCGCTAATTCAGAAGGTTCAAAACATGACTAAATTTGTACTAAACAATGAAGAAAAATAGATGACCAAAAAAAGATTGTAGCTTCATGAGTAACATAAAAGTACTATAGACCAAAAATTTCATCTTTTCCTTGACAAAAAGAGAGAAAACTAACAAAgcaacaatttttaaaaaatttatgagTTTATAACTTAACAAATGAAGAGAAAGAACATTAAGACAAACAGAAAAATAACTTCAACCATGAAAAATGCAGTGGAATATTAAAAGCATCATTCCTCTTAAAACTTTAACAAGATTCTTTTACAAAGAAACTGAAAAAGCATTAAAAAAAAAAGTGGTACCCACGAATGCAACACCAAAAGAGGAAACTAAAAGAAACTCTATTTTTTTTGTGAATGGGAAAGTCGCTCAAAGGGGCCTTTCAAACAAAAGCAACAAACTCTTTTACACCTTCAAAACTCTTTTTCCCCTTCGTATTATCCACAAAAGTTTATaaagaaataatattttccttttttcccgCCTTAAACCGCTAAAACATATTGattgataaaaaataaattaGGGGCAAAAACACAATATAAAACACATTAAGAACAAAATAGTTGAGTTTGATAAGCATGCAGACTAAAAGAGGAAGATTTATTATACCTATCTCTGGGTTCAAAATCAAGAGTATTCTCTCCAAATGAAATTTCATTAACATCCAAGAAACCATCTTTTTGTGTAATTGAAACAGACCCAACAGAGCCAGACACTAGAAATCTCGAATCAGATTTTGGGTTTTCCTCTGTGAGAAGGTTATTGGTTTTTCTGGGGTCGGAGAGAGGGGTGGGTGGTTTCTCAAGGCGACGGGAACGAAGCTGAAGGTAACAAGAGTCTGAAGCAGAAGCAGACGGCGGCGGCGGAGTGGAAGAAGAGTGGAGGCGCTGAAGGGCTAGGGTTCTTGCTCTGGTGCGAACACCGAGTGGAGTTGCCTGTGACACCTCCATCACTGCTACATCCCCTGTTATTTTAGCTTTTCTCAAGTATTTTCCCATGTGTTTCAGTGAAAAGAGAGAAGattcttgattttgaaaatggggGAAAATGAAGAGGTAGAAGAAGAGGCGGGGAAGGGTTTGATTTGTAAAGGGAAGAGGAGAGGGAGGGAAAAGAGGGAAAGGggcaaagaagagaaaaaaagggggaGATGAGTGATGAGTGAGATGGGGTTGGGGTTTAGTTTTAGGTGAAGTTAGGGTTGAAACGGGATACTTATGAGTCAGGGACTCAACAGTAACGTTAaccactttctttttctttttctttttccttttcacttctcttttttctttttggccttttttacttttttctttcttttaatctaTAATAGACTTAAttttcaaatcaaaacaaaagaaattctaTTCTGCACTTGGATTGAGAAAAAAATATGAATGTCGTACTATTTGGAAATACACACTTCATTTGAACCAATTATTattaataatacaaaaaattaagAAAAGGAAATGTAGACACTTCTCTATAATGTAATACTCCCTAGATTTCAAAACTGAAGTGGCGTGATTTGACAACAAGGATCAAATATATATCTTTTTTGTTATCAAATTAATTTCTAAAACATCAAAGCTATGTAGTAATAAAAGTTGCAATGTTTTATTTTAAGATAATtagaatatataaaagaaagATATAgaaagtgtgtgtatatatatatatataactatattaaaagtacgaatgCCTTTAAGAATATATTTATATTGGACAGAGTAGTAATTTTAGTTATTTTCTTAATATGTAGGAATATGTATTATATTTTTCTAATGTTTATGGACAGTTATTTAATTAATagcctaatatttaggacttagATATGGAAAATCATATAATTATCTTTTTGTTGTAAATATTGTGTTTAAGAGTCCTTGACGAGCTATTTTATTTGTTAAGAAGTTTTAGGTTTAGTAttgtctattttctttttcttttcaaaactccttttCTTCGTATAATTTATGTAATTTGATTATACAATGAGATacaataatttattttttctaatttgttgGAAATAATCTATATaatatttattattaattaaaaaataaatcaattgcattttattcttgaaagaaaaacttATTTTCTATCAATTTCTTAATCATGTTTGACTCTTCTAAGACGAACAAGGGAATAACttttcaaaaaaatcaaaaaattcttaatttttgAAGGATTATTTGTGACTGCTGAAATTGAAAAGAAGCATGATAACTTatgaatttaaagtaattgaattaaaaattaaaataaatttttaattgAATATATTGACTGATGATTGAAAACTTGTATGAAGATTTATCATTTTAGGAAAAATTAACTTTTCACTCGCActgattattttaatatattatttatatagtattttttaaaaatgttttCTTATTGAGTATGTTTATAAAGTGTGTATCATATATATGTGTGCGGGCGCGCGTTTGTCTTCTAAAATGTTTAAATCATCAACGGAGGAGCCTATCGGTTGATTACATGATAAGTACAACTTTATACACAAAAATTATTTTGAGAtgtgtttttttttcaaagtgCTTTCTTTCAtagagaagcagtttgtgttttaCTAAtcaatttgaaaagcacttttgaacaataatttgtgtttgaccaagcttttcaAAAAGTGCTTCCAAgtatcaaattacgaataaggacatgaagaGATTTGCTTAACAGTTAATATTATATAAGTagataaataattacaaatatttattataaagataagtttttaatttaatttaaataaaaaataaaaataaaatttaaaaaaagtttaTTCTTTCAAGATAATTCAAATATATCAAAAAACATTCAATAATATGAAAGTTCATCTCAAAAGTCATTATATATTACTTAATAGTTTAAATTAAATAaagttattttggtatatacaatattttgttaagggtatttttaGTAGGAATAAAAGTCAAAACTGTTCCTGGAGCTCCTACTATTTTCTGCTTCTTAAAACTACTTCTGCTTCTAGCCATAAGCACCCCTCTCCCACCCCGCCACCCCACCCCAAAAAAAATGCTTGGAAACACCTCAATTTgaagggaaaaaatatttttggcttttggagaagtttggccaaacagaCTATAAAATTATACTGTAATCTCATAATAATGTTATCACCAAGTGGGATATTTCAAACGTCATGCTTTCTAACCCTATTATAATGAATCAAATATTAAATAAAAGTAGAAACCCTTATAAATAATCAAAGTATTTTTGTTGTGTTGCCTTAGTTTCATATTTGATACTGCTACTTTTCACTGATTTTATGGTCTCTTCAAATGATATCAAATTTTTAGATAATCAACTATGATTAAAAGATTGTGAAACATATAAATTTGGTTGGATAACCAAACACACTATCAAATTTTAAATAGTCAACTGTGATTATAAGATTGTGAAACATATATAACTTCGTTTTTATCATACCCCAAAATTGACGCACCAACCTCCATGTGGTAGATCCTATGTAGATACTAGATATTCTCCATTCCCCTTttctatttaatttaatttaaatgTCCATATTAActaattttttggttatttttacgTATATTAAAAAATTTACCTTTTAGCATTTATTAACAATAAAATGGATCATACTAATCTTAATCTGTTTATTTAAAATACAACAAATACTCTTAAGTTATTTACTCCAATgataactttgaaaaaaaattaattcttcttaatatttgaaaaattaaatactataaatcataaaaaataaataaaaaaattaattaaagtggacCAGAGAAAGTATTATTATTTATTCACTAAAATTTAATAAAATGCATAATTTGCCTTAGAAAAAGGGGATGGGGAAGAGAGCACCTCAAATGAATTTGATTGGCGAAAATGTAGTACATGCAAGTTCCGAGGTCCAAATATCAGCTGCACACACTTTAAGTGCCAAAAAAATACAAATACTATCTTCTcccttgaaatttgaaaagataccactatattaattattttatataggCAAATAATAATTAATCTTATTTACGTGAAGCAATACCAGATCTAACATCTATAATGTACCATACTAATAGTATGAGTTTTACTTTCCGGTGTAAATTGTATCACAATATAATTTTAAAAACTTAAAAGTGGAACCTATAAAATTTTAAATTTGGAATCAGTCTCCATCAATGAATAGAAAATGAATTCTAATAGGAGTAATAATACATGAGAGGCCTAAGTGCATTCACTCGTCAAGAACAAAGAATCTCGTTTATGTATTCGCAATTATTATAGTTGGTGTTGTATTCATTATTGTGGGATGTGGATATAATGGATTCAACATGGTTTGGACTTATCAGTAACTTTTTAAGAATCTACTTCCTGATCGCCATTGGATTCGTCCCAATGTTTATCTTTATGCAGAAGCGGAGTCAAGATTGAACTTTATGAGTTCAGAATTGTAATCCTTTTAAGTTATTGGTTATAAATTAATAAGTTGTAtatattcaatgaatttcttaaaacaAATACATAATTTGAACAAAAACTAGTGGGTTTAGCCAAACCCATATACTGCACTCTATCTCCGGGTACTGTGTTTATGGGCAGCTACATGTACAACTCTATCCacttacttgtttattttaaatGTTCTAATTAATTTTCCAGAGAATTCACTGAAATAGGTATAAATTTTAGAAATTAGGGTTCAAATTATTTCAGTaaagataaaaaatatatattaggTGATTTATTTCTATTTACTACTTAAGCATTGGTTGATAGAATTACCTAGTATAATGATACCTGTAAATTGTAATGGTGAAAAACAGTAAGTATCCGATGCAATCGACGAACGCATAAACCCGAGTATCACCGTTATTAAAAAGATTTCAAGAGGAGCAAGTTGATCGATTGTTAGATTTTACTAATATTTAATCTAATTCCAAATTTGAAAGGTATTTTCGTTCCAAAAGCAATCTTTTGGACTCTATATTTACAAATACTTGTTTTTATCATAAATCAAATGCTATAATGTAAGAAGTATTCAATTAAAATACTTTTAAATTAGTGCTATAGCATTTATTCTACTAtcattaaattaaataaaaaatatcttAAAATTTGTGTCTAATTAATATCGTCATATTAAATATTCTAAATGAATGGACACAAACGTAACAATTTAACACGCCAAGACCAATTTTCCCTCTCTCTTTCTTATTATTTCTCGCGTAGTAGTACCAATAATTTAGTCCTTGTTCTGGTGTTAAGATTAATGTGCAATTGCGTATACGACAGGATATAGGATTACTGTATTTTAATTTAAAGGACAGAAAGTCCATTTTATTAGTGTAGAAATTtaaccgggggggggggggggggtggaagGAAAAACACAAGTCAAATGCACGAGGGATTGTTCAAACTTCAATATATATCAGGTTACTCCTGTCGGTTTGCACTTTGCCGAGATAATTTTAACCATGATTATTGACTTTTTGTGTTTGTTacccaaaaattatttttcttttttttgttacgtaaaaatcattcaactttgtgttcattacacaaaaattattttatttctttgttacacaaaaatcattttactttACTTTAGTTATCACAAAAGTCATATTTTTTCTTGAAAAGTCTATTATGCCCTTGATATTATTTAAACCTTCATATTTATGTAATATCTTCTACAGTGCCAAACTGTCATAAAATTTGTAGAGGAGTTTACTAATTTTATTTcagttgttttttttaattacaaAAAGCGTTTCAAAATTATCTATTATTTGCAGAAATTACCAAATAATTACTCTCcgtgtttcaatttagatgacataTTTTTCTTATTAGCCGTTAAAAAAAGAATGATATATTTCTACAATTGGAgataattcaattttaaattcttcattttatctattttatctttaatgagaagcttttataacaaCTTAAATGTCATGGCTCCATAAAACTTTTATTCCTTAAGCTTtatcacaagtttcaaaagtctttttttttaaacttcgTACGGAGTCAtactacctcatctaaattgaaacggatgtAGTAATATTTCCAGTGTAGTCCGCTGTCATCAATTTAATTATCTCTTTTCTGTAACtaaataacaaagccaaatttTAATACAACTGGAATAGAGTTAATACAACTCAAGCTATTCTTGATAACACATGTACTATCGAAAAGCTTGAGCTTAAATTAGAGGATCACTTTTTACTACTATACTACTATAAATTATTCACTTAATTCAACTATAGTTATGGACTTATTGGGATCAAATTGCATGCAGTGACCACCAGGGATATAGTGGTATAGAAGATGGCACTCCCTGACCAAATGTCTCGGGTTCAAGTTATACGGATAAAAACCTCAGATCAAAAATGCTATTACCTTTTAATGAGCTATATATGCGCGAATCTAGATTAATCGGACAATAAATACCCAATTCCAGATGACTATATGAAAAATATTTGCATGCAGTAAAATTCAAAAGTATGTAGTATAGACTAGCAAATGTTCAAATTGTTACATGTAGAAACTGTGAAGGGATTTACAGTCGTCGTGATTTGATGCACGAATTGAGGAAAGAATATATTATAAGTCAAAATGTTGGGGAAGAATATGGGTTCAGCAGCTTATCCTTTTTCCGCTATCAATTGCCAAGTATTAATTTACGTTCAATTTATGGCGCTGAGTCTGTGCTATTTCATTGGATTCCTTCCTCTTGTACAGTTAATTCCCTTTTCCTTAGTACAAAAGATATTATAAATGTGGGAAAGTGAACGGGCCAAAAACACGCGTTTTTAGTTTTAAACGGAAAAGCACACGCCATTGACCTTTGTTTTTTGgtaacaaaggaaaaaaaaaagctaCTAAACATACAAAGCAATGCCAAGTAAAGGCAAATCGTCTTATCTTTTCAACTTAGTACGGTTTGTTTCCACTCTGTGAAAGTTTACATTTGAATCATACATATATCTATCCCACCAAACTTTTGGAAAAGGTAATAGTgcttatttttcaataataaaaaGTAGAACAATCAAGTTTTTTTGAACAAAATAAGTGATTCTAAattttaaacaaaacaaaaaaaatctttttactGTGGAGAGGAATATGAAATTTGTAGACTTTTTCTTAGTAATTAATAGCATAAGCAGAAGCCACAGCAGAAAATTAGAATATTTCTAGTACAAAAAGTACAATTACCATAAAAATGTAACGACCCCGccgatcgttttgagaatttacgtTCCGTTCGACGACTTAAGGTCTCCAACAGCCCCGTATTGTGTGTTATGACTTGCATGTGTGATCGAGTTCAATTTTCGGATGATTCGGGTTCAATTTGGAAGAAGGATTcttattttagaagcttaagcggtaagagttgaccggaatttgacttttgtgtagacgactctAAAATGacgttttgatgattccaatagcttcgtatgtggattttggacttaggcgtgcgtccggatttggatttggaggtccgtagagtaATTTGAAGCATTTCAGTGAAAGTTGAAAAGTAGaagttttggaaggttgagaggtttgaccaagagttgactttggtgatatcggggtcggaatatgATTCCAAGAGTTAGattagctccgttatgtcatttggaacttgcatgcaaaatttaacGTCATTcagggttgatttgatatgtttcgccatgagttttagaagttggaagatttgaaaattcATGAGTTCGATTTGTGGTGCGATTCATAGTTTCAACGTTATTTAATGTGGTTTGTGTCCTTTAGCAGGCCCACattatgttttaggacttgttcgtatatttggttgaggtcccaggggcctcgggtgtgtttcggattgaGTTTTGAACGAGTTTGGGCATTTCAATACTTTGATGATGTTCTGGAACAATTGAGGTGCGGAGGGCACATTTTGGAGTTATCacaacccaaatcgatgggccgcgacgggcactcggtatcttactcaatcgagtaccaacgtaacatatctttcttattacgtCATCATAGGTAAGTGGGCCAGAAGGGTCGTATGAGGTACGACGAATAAAACATGAGAGAACACTCGACATAAaacgacccaacctgatatacagacttatacatatgacgtatgggcctataaggccaaaataatcactcgtacattgaacataggccaacaaggccatacaatctttcatatacatgacatatgtctacaagcctctaaaagtaCATAAACATTATAAGGACGagatagggccccgacataccaatcaatacatgtctaaatcatactaaccaaataagcaactccggagcaaatggagcgcaccaacatcttcggctgagctgatagcctac
This genomic stretch from Nicotiana sylvestris chromosome 9, ASM39365v2, whole genome shotgun sequence harbors:
- the LOC104213027 gene encoding cyclin-dependent kinase inhibitor 3-like — translated: MGKYLRKAKITGDVAVMEVSQATPLGVRTRARTLALQRLHSSSTPPPPSASASDSCYLQLRSRRLEKPPTPLSDPRKTNNLLTEENPKSDSRFLVSGSVGSVSITQKDGFLDVNEISFGENTLDFEPRDRSTRESTPCSLVREADAMVNPGSATRRTNLNTTAHRTRDSILRNIPSPQEMEEFFTFAEQQQQRLFMEKYNFDVVNDLPLTGRYEWIRVDY